A stretch of Gorilla gorilla gorilla isolate KB3781 chromosome 9, NHGRI_mGorGor1-v2.1_pri, whole genome shotgun sequence DNA encodes these proteins:
- the SLC37A2 gene encoding glucose-6-phosphate exchanger SLC37A2 isoform X2: MRSSLAPGVWFFRAFSRDSWFRGLILLLTFLIYACYHMSRKPISIVKSRLHQNCSEQIKPINDTHSLNDTMWCSWAPFDKDNYKELLGGVDNAFLVAYAIGMFISGVFGERLPLRYYLSAGMLLSGLFTSLFGLGYFWNIHELWYFVVIQVCNGLVQTTGWPSVVTCVGNWFGKGKRGFIMGIWNSHTSVGNILGSLIAGIWVNGQWGLSFVVPGIITAIMGVITFLFLIEHPEDVDCAPPQHHGEPAENQDNPEDPGNSPCSIRESGLETVAKCSKGPCEEPAAISFFGALRIPGVVEFSLCLLFAKLVSYTFLYWLPLYIANVAHFSAKEAGDLSTLFDVGGIIGGIVAGLVSDYTNGRATTCCVMLILAAPMMFLYNYIGQDGIASSIVMLIICGGLVNGPYALITTAVSADLGTHKSLKGNAKALSTVTAIIDGTGSIGAALGPLLAGLISPTGWNNVFYMLISADVLACVLLCRLVYKEILAWKVSLSRGSGYKEI; the protein is encoded by the exons ATGCGGTCCTCCCTGGCTCCGGGAGTCTGGTTCTTCCGGGCCTTCTCCAGGGACAGCTG GTTCCGAGGCCTCATCCTGCTGCTGACCTTCCTAATTTACGCCTGCTATCACATGTCCAGGAAGCCTATCAGTATCGTCAAG AGCCGTCTGCACCAGAACTGCTCGGAGCAGATCAAACCCATCAATGATACTCACAGTCTCAATGACACCATGTGGTGCAGCTGGGCCCCATTTG ACAAGGACAACTATAAGGAGTTACTAGGGGGCGTGGACAACGCCTTCCTCGTCGCCTATGCCATCGGCATGTTCATCAG TGGGGTTTTTGGGGAGCGGCTTCCACTCCGTTACTACCTCTCAGCTGGAATGCTGCTCAGTGGCCTTTTCACCTCGCTCTTTGGCCTGGGATATTTCTGGAACATCCACGAGCTCTGGTACTTTGTGGTCATCCAG GTCTGTAATGGACTCGTCCAGACCACAGGCTGGCCCTCTGTGGTGACCTGTGTTGGCAACTGGTTCGGGAAGGGGAA gCGGGGGTTCATCATGGGCATCTGGAATTCCCACACATCTGTGGGCAACATCCTGGGCTCCCTGATCGCCGGCATCTGGGTGAACGGGCAGTGGGGCCTGTCGTTCGTCGTGCCTGGCATCATTACTGCCATCATGGGCGTCATCACCTTCCTCTTCCTCATCGAAC acccAGAAGATGTGGACTGCGCCCCTCCTCAGCACCAC GGTGAGCCAGCTGAGAACCAGGACAACCCTGAGGACCCTGGGAACAGTCCCTGCTCTATCAGGGAGAGCGGCCTTGAGACTGTGGCCAAATGCTCCAAGGGGCCATGCGAAGAGCCTGCTGCCATCAGCTTCTTTGGGGCGCTCCGGATCCCA GGCGTGGTCGAGTTCTCTCTGTGTCTGCTGTTTGCCAAGCTGGTCAGTTACACCTTCCTCTACTGGCTGCCCCTCTACATTGCCAATGTGG CTCACTTTAGTGCCAAGGAGGCTGGGGACCTGTCTACACTCTTCGATGTTGGTGGCATCATAG GCGGCATCGTGGCAGGGCTCGTCTCTGACTACACCAATGGCAGGGCCACCACTTGCTGTGTGATGCTCATCTTGGCTGCCCCCATG aTGTTCCTGTACAACTACATTGGCCAGGACGGGATTGCCAGCTCCATAg TAATGCTGATCATCTGCGGGGGCCTGGTCAATGGCCCATACGCGCTCATCACCACTGCTGTCTCTGCTGACCTG GGGACTCACAAGAGCCTGAAGGGCAATGCCAAAGCCCTGTCCACAGTCACGGCCATCATTGACGGCACCGGCTCCATAG GTGCGGCTCTGGGGCCTCTGCTGGCTGGGCTCATCTCCCCCACGGGCTGGAACAATGTCTTCTACATGCTCATCTCTGCCGATGTCCTAGCCTGCGTG CTCCTTTGCCGGTTAGTATACAAAGAAATCTTGGCCTGGAAGGTGTCCCTGAGCAGAGGCAGCGG ATATAAAGAAATATGA
- the SLC37A2 gene encoding glucose-6-phosphate exchanger SLC37A2 isoform X1, with amino-acid sequence MRSSLAPGVWFFRAFSRDSWFRGLILLLTFLIYACYHMSRKPISIVKSRLHQNCSEQIKPINDTHSLNDTMWCSWAPFDKDNYKELLGGVDNAFLVAYAIGMFISGVFGERLPLRYYLSAGMLLSGLFTSLFGLGYFWNIHELWYFVVIQVCNGLVQTTGWPSVVTCVGNWFGKGKRGFIMGIWNSHTSVGNILGSLIAGIWVNGQWGLSFVVPGIITAIMGVITFLFLIEHPEDVDCAPPQHHGEPAENQDNPEDPGNSPCSIRESGLETVAKCSKGPCEEPAAISFFGALRIPGVVEFSLCLLFAKLVSYTFLYWLPLYIANVAHFSAKEAGDLSTLFDVGGIIGGIVAGLVSDYTNGRATTCCVMLILAAPMMFLYNYIGQDGIASSIVMLIICGGLVNGPYALITTAVSADLGTHKSLKGNAKALSTVTAIIDGTGSIGAALGPLLAGLISPTGWNNVFYMLISADVLACVLLCRLVYKEILAWKVSLSRGSGSSMVLTHQ; translated from the exons ATGCGGTCCTCCCTGGCTCCGGGAGTCTGGTTCTTCCGGGCCTTCTCCAGGGACAGCTG GTTCCGAGGCCTCATCCTGCTGCTGACCTTCCTAATTTACGCCTGCTATCACATGTCCAGGAAGCCTATCAGTATCGTCAAG AGCCGTCTGCACCAGAACTGCTCGGAGCAGATCAAACCCATCAATGATACTCACAGTCTCAATGACACCATGTGGTGCAGCTGGGCCCCATTTG ACAAGGACAACTATAAGGAGTTACTAGGGGGCGTGGACAACGCCTTCCTCGTCGCCTATGCCATCGGCATGTTCATCAG TGGGGTTTTTGGGGAGCGGCTTCCACTCCGTTACTACCTCTCAGCTGGAATGCTGCTCAGTGGCCTTTTCACCTCGCTCTTTGGCCTGGGATATTTCTGGAACATCCACGAGCTCTGGTACTTTGTGGTCATCCAG GTCTGTAATGGACTCGTCCAGACCACAGGCTGGCCCTCTGTGGTGACCTGTGTTGGCAACTGGTTCGGGAAGGGGAA gCGGGGGTTCATCATGGGCATCTGGAATTCCCACACATCTGTGGGCAACATCCTGGGCTCCCTGATCGCCGGCATCTGGGTGAACGGGCAGTGGGGCCTGTCGTTCGTCGTGCCTGGCATCATTACTGCCATCATGGGCGTCATCACCTTCCTCTTCCTCATCGAAC acccAGAAGATGTGGACTGCGCCCCTCCTCAGCACCAC GGTGAGCCAGCTGAGAACCAGGACAACCCTGAGGACCCTGGGAACAGTCCCTGCTCTATCAGGGAGAGCGGCCTTGAGACTGTGGCCAAATGCTCCAAGGGGCCATGCGAAGAGCCTGCTGCCATCAGCTTCTTTGGGGCGCTCCGGATCCCA GGCGTGGTCGAGTTCTCTCTGTGTCTGCTGTTTGCCAAGCTGGTCAGTTACACCTTCCTCTACTGGCTGCCCCTCTACATTGCCAATGTGG CTCACTTTAGTGCCAAGGAGGCTGGGGACCTGTCTACACTCTTCGATGTTGGTGGCATCATAG GCGGCATCGTGGCAGGGCTCGTCTCTGACTACACCAATGGCAGGGCCACCACTTGCTGTGTGATGCTCATCTTGGCTGCCCCCATG aTGTTCCTGTACAACTACATTGGCCAGGACGGGATTGCCAGCTCCATAg TAATGCTGATCATCTGCGGGGGCCTGGTCAATGGCCCATACGCGCTCATCACCACTGCTGTCTCTGCTGACCTG GGGACTCACAAGAGCCTGAAGGGCAATGCCAAAGCCCTGTCCACAGTCACGGCCATCATTGACGGCACCGGCTCCATAG GTGCGGCTCTGGGGCCTCTGCTGGCTGGGCTCATCTCCCCCACGGGCTGGAACAATGTCTTCTACATGCTCATCTCTGCCGATGTCCTAGCCTGCGTG CTCCTTTGCCGGTTAGTATACAAAGAAATCTTGGCCTGGAAGGTGTCCCTGAGCAGAGGCAGCGG CTCTAGTATGGTCCTAACCCACCAGTGA